The DNA window CCTCAGGTCGAAGCGACGCCGTTCCATTATTGGACAGGGCGTTGGCGGCAGCAGATTTGAGGGTCTGCGCGACATGCCCGGCGGCCACACGGCGGGTGAAGTTCATGATGTTGATCGCCTTTTCGACAGGCATACCTTTGATCAAGTTAGCCACAAGCCGCATTTTGCGAGCGGGTATGCTGACATATCTCAATTTTGCAACGGATTCAATAGGCATGGCTATCCTTTCAATGAGCTTGCGCGTTCGACGAGCTTGCCGCCATGACCGCGATAGGTGCGGGTCGGGGCGAATTCGCCGAGCTTGTGTCCGACCATATTTTCAGAAACATAGATCGGAATAAATTTATTCCCGTTGTGGACCGCGAATGTATGTCCCACAAACTCCGGGCTGATCGTAGAGCGCCGCGACCATGTCTTAATTACCTTCTTATCACCACTTTTGTTCAGAGCTTCGACCTTGTCGAGGAGGTGATCATCGATGAACGGACCTTTTTTAAGAGAACGAGGCATTAGTTATTGCTCCACACATCCAGTTATTTCGATTTCTTCTTTC is part of the Candidatus Zixiibacteriota bacterium genome and encodes:
- the rpsS gene encoding 30S ribosomal protein S19, with translation MPRSLKKGPFIDDHLLDKVEALNKSGDKKVIKTWSRRSTISPEFVGHTFAVHNGNKFIPIYVSENMVGHKLGEFAPTRTYRGHGGKLVERASSLKG